One part of the Candidatus Cybelea sp. genome encodes these proteins:
- a CDS encoding CheR family methyltransferase produces MVEQIASPAAHGLHENELADLELSLLLEAILRSSGYDFGGYTQAVLKRRVAERVRAEGVETISGLQERVLHDPAALARFALAMSSGTGRLFADPEFFSVFRSRVVPLLRTYSFARIWVPHCGRGEDAYSLAVLLKEEGLFERVMIYATDPSELAVAAARTGTFELDSGDDPRAAHAATGSNVPLSQTAEVDGRTLRFHDELRRQIIFARHGLATDESLNEFHVIVARDVLRQFNKTLQFRVHNLFLCSLIRLGFLCLSSNESLKLTPHEGVFRRFAEPAAIYRRLR; encoded by the coding sequence ATGGTTGAACAGATAGCGAGCCCCGCAGCGCACGGCCTGCACGAGAACGAGCTCGCCGATCTCGAGCTCAGCCTGCTGCTCGAGGCGATCCTTCGTTCGAGCGGTTACGACTTCGGCGGGTACACGCAGGCCGTTCTCAAGCGACGCGTCGCCGAACGCGTGCGCGCCGAGGGCGTCGAAACGATCTCCGGTTTACAGGAGCGCGTGCTCCACGACCCCGCTGCGCTTGCGCGATTCGCCCTCGCGATGTCGAGCGGAACCGGGCGGCTCTTCGCCGATCCGGAGTTCTTCTCAGTCTTCCGCTCGCGCGTCGTCCCGCTGCTGCGCACGTACTCGTTTGCGCGCATCTGGGTGCCGCACTGCGGCCGGGGCGAGGACGCCTATTCGCTCGCCGTTCTCTTAAAGGAAGAGGGGCTATTCGAACGGGTGATGATTTATGCCACCGACCCGAGCGAACTCGCCGTGGCCGCGGCGCGAACCGGGACCTTCGAGCTCGATTCGGGCGACGACCCCCGCGCGGCTCACGCCGCCACCGGATCGAACGTGCCGCTCTCGCAAACTGCCGAAGTCGACGGCCGGACGCTGCGCTTTCACGACGAGCTCCGCCGGCAGATCATCTTTGCGCGTCACGGTTTGGCGACCGACGAGTCGCTCAACGAGTTCCACGTGATCGTTGCCCGCGACGTGCTTCGCCAATTCAACAAAACGCTTCAGTTTCGCGTGCACAATCTGTTTTTGTGCAGCCTTATCCGGCTCGGCTTCCTTTGTTTGAGCTCCAACGAGAGCCTCAAGCTGACGCCCCATGAGGGAGTCTTTCGCCGCTTCGCGGAGCCCGCGGCAATTTACCGGCGACTGCGATAA